One window from the genome of Chiloscyllium plagiosum isolate BGI_BamShark_2017 chromosome 31, ASM401019v2, whole genome shotgun sequence encodes:
- the hmg20b gene encoding SWI/SNF-related matrix-associated actin-dependent regulator of chromatin subfamily E member 1-related isoform X2, translating into MTSQSNKESVVMAGSLVSKAFNHNGVLQTVIKQEAIENSKSPASQKQSDKNVSGGTNNGEEEQRVVKKRGWPKGKKRKKVLPNGPKAPVTGYVRFLNERREQIRMQHPDLPFPEITRMLGNEWSKLPALEKQHYLDEAEKDKQQYLKELKEFQQTEAYKLSTEKIQEKKLKKEELWPGVNGPVPKAADDSPDRISMFDTPIFTEEFLDQTKARESELRKLRKSNVEFEEQNVILQKHIETMNNAKEKLEQELALEERQTLTLQHQLQAVRQALTTSFASIPIPGTGETPTEGTLDTYMAKLHNIIGSSPIEYEKLVGRVQEIISQLDSDKL; encoded by the exons ATGACCTCACAAAGTAATAAAGAATCCGTCGTCATGGCTGG GAGCCTTGTTTCTAAAGCTTTCAATCACAATGGAGTGTTGCAGACTGTTATTAAACAAGAAGCTATTGAGAATTCCAAAAGTCCAGCATCTCAGAAGCAGTCTGACAAAAATGTATCTGGGGGTACAAATAATGGTGAAGAAGAG CAACGTGTAGTGAAAAAACGGGGCTGgccaaaaggaaagaaaaggaagaaagtttTACCCAATGGTCCGAAAGCACCTGTAACTGGGTACGTCCGATTTCTCAATGAGCGTCGAGAGCAAATTCGTATGCAGCATCCAGACTTGCCATTCCCAGAAATCACACGCATGCTTGGAAATGAATGGAGCAAACTTCCTGCTTTAGAAAAGCAG CATTATTTGGACGAAGCAGAAAAGGACAAACAACAGTACCTGAAAGAACTTAAAGAATTTCAGCAAACTGAGGCCTATAAACTGAGCACAGAAAAAATCCAGGAGAAGAAACTAAAGAAGG AAGAGCTGTGGCCAGGAGTTAATGGTCCCGTCCCCAAG GCAGCTGATGATTCACCAGACAGAATTTCCATGTTTGACACCCCCATTTTTACAGAGGAATTCCTTGACCAGACCAAAG CTCGTGAATCAGAATTACGAAAATTAAGGAAgtcaaatgtggaatttgaagaGCAGAATGTTATCTTACAAAAACACATAGAGACTATGAATAATGCCAAAGAGAAACTCGAGCAGGAGTTGGCATTGGAAGAGAGGCAAACACTGACCTTGCAACATCAGCTCCAGGCAGTACGCCAGGCCCTTACCACCAGCTTTGCTTCAATTCCCATTCCAg GTACTGGAGAAACACCAACAGAAGGAACACTTGATACATACATGGCTAAACTCCATAATATCATTGGGAGCAGTCCCATAGAATATGAAAAACTAGTTGGAAGGGTGCAGGAGATCATCAGCCAGCTGGATAG TGATAAGTTATGA
- the hmg20b gene encoding SWI/SNF-related matrix-associated actin-dependent regulator of chromatin subfamily E member 1-related isoform X1 — protein sequence MKSSDYPIMTSQSNKESVVMAGSLVSKAFNHNGVLQTVIKQEAIENSKSPASQKQSDKNVSGGTNNGEEEQRVVKKRGWPKGKKRKKVLPNGPKAPVTGYVRFLNERREQIRMQHPDLPFPEITRMLGNEWSKLPALEKQHYLDEAEKDKQQYLKELKEFQQTEAYKLSTEKIQEKKLKKEELWPGVNGPVPKAADDSPDRISMFDTPIFTEEFLDQTKARESELRKLRKSNVEFEEQNVILQKHIETMNNAKEKLEQELALEERQTLTLQHQLQAVRQALTTSFASIPIPGTGETPTEGTLDTYMAKLHNIIGSSPIEYEKLVGRVQEIISQLDSDKL from the exons ATGAAATCTTCAG ATTATCCTATAATGACCTCACAAAGTAATAAAGAATCCGTCGTCATGGCTGG GAGCCTTGTTTCTAAAGCTTTCAATCACAATGGAGTGTTGCAGACTGTTATTAAACAAGAAGCTATTGAGAATTCCAAAAGTCCAGCATCTCAGAAGCAGTCTGACAAAAATGTATCTGGGGGTACAAATAATGGTGAAGAAGAG CAACGTGTAGTGAAAAAACGGGGCTGgccaaaaggaaagaaaaggaagaaagtttTACCCAATGGTCCGAAAGCACCTGTAACTGGGTACGTCCGATTTCTCAATGAGCGTCGAGAGCAAATTCGTATGCAGCATCCAGACTTGCCATTCCCAGAAATCACACGCATGCTTGGAAATGAATGGAGCAAACTTCCTGCTTTAGAAAAGCAG CATTATTTGGACGAAGCAGAAAAGGACAAACAACAGTACCTGAAAGAACTTAAAGAATTTCAGCAAACTGAGGCCTATAAACTGAGCACAGAAAAAATCCAGGAGAAGAAACTAAAGAAGG AAGAGCTGTGGCCAGGAGTTAATGGTCCCGTCCCCAAG GCAGCTGATGATTCACCAGACAGAATTTCCATGTTTGACACCCCCATTTTTACAGAGGAATTCCTTGACCAGACCAAAG CTCGTGAATCAGAATTACGAAAATTAAGGAAgtcaaatgtggaatttgaagaGCAGAATGTTATCTTACAAAAACACATAGAGACTATGAATAATGCCAAAGAGAAACTCGAGCAGGAGTTGGCATTGGAAGAGAGGCAAACACTGACCTTGCAACATCAGCTCCAGGCAGTACGCCAGGCCCTTACCACCAGCTTTGCTTCAATTCCCATTCCAg GTACTGGAGAAACACCAACAGAAGGAACACTTGATACATACATGGCTAAACTCCATAATATCATTGGGAGCAGTCCCATAGAATATGAAAAACTAGTTGGAAGGGTGCAGGAGATCATCAGCCAGCTGGATAG TGATAAGTTATGA